Within the Naumovozyma castellii chromosome 1, complete genome genome, the region CCTCAAAAACTGAAACAAAGGCTGCACAATCTTCTAAGACTGCCGTTCACTCTAAGAAACGTAACCCAGGGTCTTTCTTTGGCCATAAGAAGCCTACCGCTAATGTGTCTAAGAAGGACTTATTTAAGAAAaacttcaatattttccttaaatCAAAGGAATCCTACgataaaaagaaagaagaagccaaaaataatgaatccAGTGAAACTAAGAGTATGGAACCAttctttattgaaaaacCGTATTTTACAGCTCCAACTTGGCCCAATACCATCGAAAAATCCTATAAAACATTATTCCCTGATCAAAAGAAACTAGTTCAACGTGCGCAAAGAAAAATGCAACAACGTCAAATGAATCCAATGTCTATGGGTCCATCTCTTGCTAATCCACACATGGGCGTTAGTATGGGTGGAATGATGGGATTCCCCATGGGTCCCACACCAACCAGTCCAAACCAAATGATGAATGCCAGTTTCGCTAACTCAATGGGGATGTATATGCCATTCCAACCTCAACCAATGTTCTATCCTGGCATGCCACCGATGATGACACCAGGTGCGACGGGCACCGGTGCTGTAAGTAAAGAAGGTTTAGATTCAGGTTCAAGCCCTTCACCACAGGCTGCTTCCCCTCATATACCACCCGCTTATATGGCAGGTGCTCCTGGTAACCAAGCCATGGGTGGATTTGGATATCCTGGAGCCATGCCATTCCAAGGCATGATGGGAGGTAACGTTGCCCCAAACGGTATGCCAAGACAAAATTACCATCAAGGTCACGGCCATCACAATCACCACAACCCTAATAATCATCGTAACCGTcataataacaacaataacaatggTAATGCTAAGAACCAGACAGAAAATCAATGATTGGTCTACCAAGGGTAAATGATTCATTCTTACATAACGTTACGTATATATTTTAAcgaattttttttattatacTTTCCTTTTCGATGTTCAGCTTTCTAATTCAATTAGTATGATAGAATTTGAGACattattgttcttttttctGCGACGCCGAAATTTCCTCGAAGTCTcttgaaattaaatgacGAAGAGTCGTTTACCAATACTCGTATAGAAAACCTCAGTTTAAAAATAAGATAGAACCCTGGCAGCACAGAATTACTTTGTGTGTCAATGACGTTAAGATTTTTCGAAATGCTGTTGTACAATGTTATGAAGGCTAACCATTTGAACTCAGCCATAAACTGACAGATTCTCGACTATTGCTGTTGGAGctcattaatttcaataagtctttcttcttttggaaACATCAACAATGACACAAGATCAAGTAACCCTAGACGAATACAAACCATACATTGCCGACgaattaattgaaagagGGCATGCTAGACGTATGGGTCATCtagaaaattattttgcTCTTTTACAAAGACAAAAACTATATACTAATTTCTCCATCTACGGTGAATTGAACAAGGAAGTGAAAGACGTTGACCTTACACGGGCGTTAAGGagcattattttcaaaaatccGATTTTGGCCCATACTATTGTACCTAAGAAGTATCCTGATCAAGAGCCATTTTACCAAAGCGAGGAATATTTGAATGCCCCTTATCCTGAGCatgatttcattaaagtTTTACCTAAATTATCACTTTCTGATATTCTTATCAATGAACAGGAGGAATTTCGAGAAATTGTAGATGATATATTAACTCAATTTAAAGAAGCTAATGGGGTCATTACACCAGATATTATGAAGGCAGTTGCATATGTTATAATCCCCATCTGTGACCCTTCAAGACCAAATTGGAGATTATTTAGGTTATCACCAACGAAGTTTTTCTATATTAGTAATCATTGCACATCAGATGCAATTAGTGGTGTGAATATATTCCAAGATATCTGCACTGAACTGTCacaaaatgatgaagaaccCTTTAGGGACGATTtacaaattttcaattatgAGGAAGATTGGGAATCATTCCACAAGATATATATCCCAATTACAGATATAATTGAATATCGTCCTGCTCTAACTTCGCTACCGAAAATAATTGCTTCAGCGTTAGTGAAAGGCTTCTTGAATTACAGAAATTGGCCCACAGAACTGACTTCCACAAATGACAAGGGTATACCTTTTGACTTCAACATTATAACCTTCACTAATGATGAAGTAAATTCCATCAGGGAGACTGTCAAAAAATACAATTGTACTTTTACCCCATTTCTACAAGCTTGCTGGTTCGTAGCCATGTTCAATAACGGTAAGATCTTCCACATGGATTCATGGAGAGAATGGGGGCTTGATGTAGCCATTCCAAGTAATTCGCGAAGATTCCTAgctgatgaagaattaaaagatatttatAAGTATGGTTCCAACGTTGGTGGATTGCATTACACGCATTTAATCTCCTCGTTTAATATTCAACTAGATGAGAAGGAGAAGTTTTGGGATTTAGTACAATATTATCAAGATGGCTATACGAAATCGTATGAAAATGGTGATCACTTCAGTGGTCTGGGGTTATTAATGATGGACGGACTCGTCAAGAGACAAAATATCGATAAAGTCATATCCTCTGATTACCTACACAAGACTCGTGCTGGTGTACTATTCAGCAATGCAGGCTTTTTCCCACAGGACAGGACGCAAGCGTACCACGTCAATGATTTGCTTTTCACACAGAGTCAAGGAGCCATGAAGTTTTCCTTTGGGCTAAATATTGCTACTACCAACATTGGAGGAATGAATATTGCCATAAACGTGGCGCAAGGAACGTTTGACGATGAGGAGGGGATCATTGACCTCAGCCAGGATTTCTACCGTAACATCAAGAGCTTCTCAAATATTGCTTAATAGGGGCCATACGTATATAAATAAACGCATGTAAATATATTACACAAACTCGTTCTAGTACCAGATCCCCGCTCCCACGACAGACTTGTACGTAATTTGCTTATAAACTACCTGTGTATTTATCTCATCGACAGCTCATCAAGATCGTTTACGGGCAACGAAGGTTCCTGTCGCGAGAATTTTACCGGTATATACAGACGTCTTTACGAGCTAGAGGACAACGCCAAGAGGACAGTCAGACAGTAAGTGCTAGTTGTACGTAGAGTATCCAGTTTCATCAGCAGCATGCCATATGACTGTTTCCTGTGTTCCGATAACAGAGGCTGTGTTGCTGTCCACGTAGCTTAGAGCTTCTTCGGAGACAAAACATCAATCGTTTGTGAGCTTCGTTCGTACCTACCTCATTGCACACAACCTGTCAAAATATCACGCGTACCTTACAACAAGAGCATCGAGATATAAAACAATAGCgtatttgtttcttttgCTACTTAGGAATCTTGTCATATTTTCAACTTCCAAAACTGACTAAAACATACAAACATACAaacacatatatatatacaaagCAACAATGACTGACGCCAGCTTGACAAATGCAGACAACTCAATCACATACGATGCCATTGTGGTCGGTGCCGGTGTCATAGGTCCCTGTGTAGCCACCGGTTTGGCAAGAAAGGGAAAGAAGGTTCTTATTGTCGAGAGAGATTGGGCCATGCCTGATAGAATTGTTGGTGAATTGATGCAACCAGGTGGGGTGAGAGCCTTAGAGAGTCTGGGGATGGTTCAAGCTATTAACAACATAGATGCTTATCCAGTGACTGGGTATACTGTGTTCTTCAATGGCGAGAAAGTGGATATTCCATACCCTTACAAGGCCGATGTTGGTCCAGTcgagaaattgaaagatttggtTAAAGATGGTAACGATAAGGTCATTGATGATGACTTGATTCGTGTAAAGGATTATGAAAATGGTGAGAGAGAAAGAGGTGTTGCGTTCGTGCATGGtaaattcttgaataatttaaGGGCCATTACAGCCAAGGAGAAAAATGTTACTCGTCTTCAAGGGAATGTTATcgaaatcttgaaaaatgCCACTAATGAAGTTGTCGGTGCTAAAGTGGACATTGAAGGTCGTGGTAAAGTGAACTTTAAGGGTCATTTAACTTTTATTTGTGATGGTATCTTCTCTCATTTCAGAACAGAACTGAACCCTAACCATGTCCCAACTGTGGGATCTTCATTCGTTGGTATGTCCCTTTTCAACGCCAAGGTACCAGCACCAATGCATGGTCATGTTATTTTGGGTTCTAAACATATGCCAATCCTAGTTTATCAAATCAGTCCACAAGAGACTAGAATTCTTTGTGCATACAATTCTCCAAAATTACCAGGTGATATTAAGAGTTGGATGATTAATAATGTCCAACCTTTCATTCCAGAAACTCTTCGTCCATCATTTGATGATGCCTTACAACAAGGTAAATTCAGATCTATGCCAAACTCATATTTACCAGCAAGAAAAAACGATGTCACTGGTCTTTGTCTAATTGGTGATTCTTTGAACATGAGACACCCATTGACAGGTGGTGGTATGACTGTTGGTTTGAACGATGTGGTGTTACTAATAAAGAAGATTGGCGATTTGGATTTCAGTGACCGTGAAACAGttcttgatgaattattagattatcattttgaaagaaagagTTACGATACAGTCATTAATGTATTATCCATCGCATTATATTCCTTATTTGCAGCTGATAATAAGAATTTAAAGGATCTACAAAGAGGCTGTTTCAAATACTTCCAAAGGGGTGGGGATTGCGTGAAACTGCCGGTTGGTTTCTTATCAGGTGTTCTACCAAGACCTTTATTATTGACGAGAGTTTTCTTTGCTGTCGCCTTCTACACTATTTACTTGaagtttgaagaaagagGCTTTATGGGGTTCCCTGTGGCTCTATTGGAGGGTATTATGATTCTCATCACTGCTATCAAAGTATTCACTCCCTTCTTATTCGGTGAATTCATTGGTTAAGAAGCTCTACAatctttatatttattcattcattatatctgtatatttaatattattgcTCCTATGATGGGTTGCGagttttcttttctgtCGCTATCGGGTCCGCTTTATACATTTAGGGCGGGACGttcaatgaagaatcaTCATTGTCATAAAGATTCAGAAGAACCTAACGACTTCTTATTACAAACATAAGAAGTAATTTCCtgaaaaaagaacaatacTCATAGAATGGAAAGACCACTCTGGTTTCGTTGGTTAAAAGTTTACGCCCTTGGTGGTGTCATCATAGGTTCAGGGGtacttttatttaaatatacCACCCCTTCTGATGAACAATTgatcaaatcattatccCCTGAACTAAGACTGCAGTATGAAAAAGAGAGGAATTTACGTCAAGctgaacaagaagaacttATGAAGATTGTAAGGAATACTGCGGAAAGCAAGGATCCTATTTGGAAAACGGGACCTATACAGTCACCATGGGAGAGAAATCCAGCTGGTACAAGCGAAAATGGCAATGGTATTCAGAATATTGATGACCATTTCCAGAGACTAAATGCAGAGAAGGCTCAGAGAGAGGAGTTAGACAGGATTAGGCAAAAAATGGATACCTTAAAGCAAGATAGTCAAAGGAAGACGGAAAGTATCATAAATGGCAGGACTAAAAGTTGGTGGAAGTTCTGGTGATTGAATCTGGgaatgatgaagaagcaGTTCCCTgtttaatatattcttttatttttttcgATGGATAACGAATAGTCGTCTTATCCCTCAAATGCATCTTGTAGTTGGTTTTTAAATCCATATATGTAAATAAAAACGTTTTATGAAAAAGTATAGCAACGTGAAGATACATATGGATCTCAATGCTAGCTTTCAGAAGGACTTAACGTTCACTCTAAAAAgttaataaatgaaaaaataaatgcGCAAGCCGGGAATCGAACCCGGGGCCCAACGATGGCAACGTTGGATTTTACCACTAAACCACCTGCGcttatttttatattttttatttacaaaaatgTAAACCATACCCATTATGGAAAATCATGAGACTGTCATAAAATTTTCTATTCCGAAGTTAGAATGATAGTAGTTCAAGGTAAGATATTGCAAACTGTATAGATAATACtacttaataatttttttctgttcGACCTAGTCACTAAAAgatttttaaattaaaaaaatatttagataGATTTTTTACAAACTGCTCTATAGTGAGGTTTCTTCATTGTCCTTATTGATATGCATCTGGAAACCTGTCTCACCTGGTTGCTCGCGACCTTCTTTTAAAACTAAACTTGGAATGTCGTAATCACCAAAATTTTGCTTTCTATAATTAATTGGTTTAACACTTTGAACATTATCTAATTGATCACATAATCTTTTAGCAGTTGCATCAAGTTCCTTCCCTTCCTTGAGGCTCATGGTTCCATAAAGAACAAACGGTGGTAAGATATCAAACCCAACATAGAATAAGATACCATGCTGAATATGGTGCAAAATTTCATCCATGGTTCCATTAATACCTCTGTTGCTATAATGAGATTCCCAACCACCTGTAGTCACCATTAACATTGCTTTTTTACCCTCCATGATACCCTCACCGTAACGATCACCAAAATGTTTGTCGTTGTATTCACCTAATCCGAAACCAAACCCAAAGGCAAAGACTCTATCCACCCAACCTTTCATAATAGCGGGCATAGAAAACCACCACATGGGGAACTGTAAAACCACCAGGTCAGcccatttcattttttcttgttcagCAATGACATCTGAAGTAATGGTTTCCGAATAAAATGCCTCCGCGCCAGCTGCCATaagattcaatttcttatcCTTTGGGTATTGTGGAAAGTCTTCTCTAGATAGTTCtgatttccaattcatgGCATACAAATCTGACACCTTAACTTCATCACCTTTGTCCTCGAAGTGCTTGACAGCGGTGTCTAGTAAGGCACCGTTTAAGGAATGGCGTTCTGGATGAGCAAAGACAATTAATACTTTCATTGTTGAATGGCTTTTTTTACATCTTGAAGCTAAAAGAATAGAACATGAATCGATGAGAAAACATGGCAAAACAAGTGATTATTTGTGTCTTTATATAATAATGCGGAGAATGTGAGGATCTATTGTcattttgtattttttttcaagttcGATGTGCATGGAAAATACTCGATGAGCTCTCCGTCCAAAAGCCGAGGAAATAACTGCTATTTCCGTGGGTCAGAGGCGGATATGGCAATCTCCGTCGCGACACACTGAAAGAcatattgaataata harbors:
- the CBP4 gene encoding Cbp4p (ancestral locus Anc_5.186), encoding MERPLWFRWLKVYALGGVIIGSGVLLFKYTTPSDEQLIKSLSPELRLQYEKERNLRQAEQEELMKIVRNTAESKDPIWKTGPIQSPWERNPAGTSENGNGIQNIDDHFQRLNAEKAQREELDRIRQKMDTLKQDSQRKTESIINGRTKSWWKFW
- the ATF2 gene encoding alcohol O-acetyltransferase (ancestral locus Anc_5.184), producing the protein MTQDQVTLDEYKPYIADELIERGHARRMGHLENYFALLQRQKLYTNFSIYGELNKEVKDVDLTRALRSIIFKNPILAHTIVPKKYPDQEPFYQSEEYLNAPYPEHDFIKVLPKLSLSDILINEQEEFREIVDDILTQFKEANGVITPDIMKAVAYVIIPICDPSRPNWRLFRLSPTKFFYISNHCTSDAISGVNIFQDICTELSQNDEEPFRDDLQIFNYEEDWESFHKIYIPITDIIEYRPALTSLPKIIASALVKGFLNYRNWPTELTSTNDKGIPFDFNIITFTNDEVNSIRETVKKYNCTFTPFLQACWFVAMFNNGKIFHMDSWREWGLDVAIPSNSRRFLADEELKDIYKYGSNVGGLHYTHLISSFNIQLDEKEKFWDLVQYYQDGYTKSYENGDHFSGLGLLMMDGLVKRQNIDKVISSDYLHKTRAGVLFSNAGFFPQDRTQAYHVNDLLFTQSQGAMKFSFGLNIATTNIGGMNIAINVAQGTFDDEEGIIDLSQDFYRNIKSFSNIA
- the NCAS0A06950 gene encoding NAD(P)H-dependent oxidoreductase translates to MKVLIVFAHPERHSLNGALLDTAVKHFEDKGDEVKVSDLYAMNWKSELSREDFPQYPKDKKLNLMAAGAEAFYSETITSDVIAEQEKMKWADLVVLQFPMWWFSMPAIMKGWVDRVFAFGFGFGLGEYNDKHFGDRYGEGIMEGKKAMLMVTTGGWESHYSNRGINGTMDEILHHIQHGILFYVGFDILPPFVLYGTMSLKEGKELDATAKRLCDQLDNVQSVKPINYRKQNFGDYDIPSLVLKEGREQPGETGFQMHINKDNEETSL
- the ERG1 gene encoding squalene monooxygenase (ancestral locus Anc_5.185) yields the protein MTDASLTNADNSITYDAIVVGAGVIGPCVATGLARKGKKVLIVERDWAMPDRIVGELMQPGGVRALESLGMVQAINNIDAYPVTGYTVFFNGEKVDIPYPYKADVGPVEKLKDLVKDGNDKVIDDDLIRVKDYENGERERGVAFVHGKFLNNLRAITAKEKNVTRLQGNVIEILKNATNEVVGAKVDIEGRGKVNFKGHLTFICDGIFSHFRTELNPNHVPTVGSSFVGMSLFNAKVPAPMHGHVILGSKHMPILVYQISPQETRILCAYNSPKLPGDIKSWMINNVQPFIPETLRPSFDDALQQGKFRSMPNSYLPARKNDVTGLCLIGDSLNMRHPLTGGGMTVGLNDVVLLIKKIGDLDFSDRETVLDELLDYHFERKSYDTVINVLSIALYSLFAADNKNLKDLQRGCFKYFQRGGDCVKLPVGFLSGVLPRPLLLTRVFFAVAFYTIYLKFEERGFMGFPVALLEGIMILITAIKVFTPFLFGEFIG